The nucleotide window GCCGAGCTCGAACGCGCCGTGGGATTTCCGTACGCCGTCGACGACGAGCGTCATTGCCACGGGTTGGCCGCGACGGTGTTGAGCACGGCGAGCGCCGCGACCGAGATGAGCAGGAGGAGGATCGCGATCGGATAGGCGTTGTCGAGCCCGAGCTCGATGAACGAGACCCAGATCTGGACCGGCATCGTCCGTGGGTAGTACGAGAGCATCATCGTCGCGCCGAACTCGCCCATCGCGCGCGCGAAGGTGAGCGTCACGCCGGCGGCGATCCCCGGCATGGCGAGCGGCAGCGTCACGTTCCGGGCGGTCGTCCACCGCCCCTTGCCGAGCGAGCGCGAGGCGTGTTCGAGGGTTCGATCGACGCCCTCGAAGGCCGCCTTCGCCGTGACGACGACGAACGGCGAGGCGACGAACGTCTGAGCGAGCACCACGCCGGCGAGCGAGCGCGTGAGCGGAACGCCGGCGCTGGCCGCGGCCTTGCCGATGGGTGCACCGGGGCCGAACACCGTGAGCAGGACGATACCGCCGACGGTCGGCGGGAGCACCAGGGGGAGGACGACGACCCCCAGCACGGCGTTCGTCCAGCGCGACTCGCTCCGCGCGAGCCAGTACGCGAGCGGCAGGCCGAAGACGGTGGCGACGGTCGTGCTGATCGACGCCGCCAGCACCGACGTCGTCGCCGCGTCCACGACCGTCGAGTCGGTCATCCGGGCGATGACCTCACCCGGCGGTACCGACAGGAACAGCGAGATCAGCGGCGCGAGATAGTAGAGACAGAGCACGCCGCCGAGGACGAGCGCGACGGTGAGCCAGTCGAAGCCGAGCAGCGTCGTCCGTGATCGTGCCGTGTCGGAGCGTGTCGCCATTCAGATCAGGAGGGTGATGTCCGATACCGTCGAGGATAGTTCCACCGAGCTCCCGCCGAGCGCGGATTGGGGTCCCGCGGTTTCGGTGCTGCCGGAGCGATTTCCGGCGGACTGCGTTCCACCGGATTCGCTACCACCTGAGCCACCGGTCGCCCGTTGCACACGCTGTGGCACGTCCCCCTCGTACATCGGGAACTGGTCACGCAGGAGGAACCCGTGTTCATCGAGGTAGTCACCGGTCGTGTGGGCGGCGAACACGTCGAGAGCGGCGTCACTCATCTTCCGGATCGTCGACCCGTAGCTGATGAGCCCTCCCTGAACCATCTGATCGGTCGGAAGCGTGTACGAGACCGTCGAATACCACTCCTCGTCGTACTGTGGATTGCTGAGATCGATCCGATCGGGGAGATCGATATACTCGTAGTCGCGCTCGACGGCCATGTTGCGGTAGGCGATGGCGGCGTCGATCGACCCGCTCTCGAACTGACTGATGAGCGCCGTCTCGGGGAAGATCTGATTCTTCTGCAGTATCTTCTCTCGGAGGTTCGACGCGTTGTCGTAGTACCGCGAGGCGAGTTCGAGGGTGAACAGCGCGCGATAGCCGAGCGGGTCCTGATCCGGATCGGTACGGCCGATGCGCACGTCGTCGCTGGCCAACGCATCGTACCAGTTTTCGGAACCCGCCTCGGCGAGGCGCTTGCCACCCTCGGTGTCGGGGTTGTAGGCGATGACGACGGCGTTGCTCGTGAACACCGAGTGCCAGGGCGGTGAGAGAGGTTCCTCGAACAGTGCCACGTCGGCGACGCTCACGATGTCGGGATCGCGCTTGCCCTCGTCGATCATGCGCGCGACCGTCGCCGATCCGTGGGCCTCGACGTTCACCGGGACGTCGACGGCGGGTTCGAGACCGTTCGACAGCGCGTTCTGGAGGCTGCCGGCCGCGAGAATCGCGATCGTCGTCGATGTTCCGCTACCGCCACCGCCGTTCGTGCTGGTACTGGAACCATCGCTTGCGGTGCCCGAACCGTTGGCGGTGCCGGTGGGGTCGCCGCTGCCGACACAGCCCGCCACGCCCGCGAGTCCGACTGCACCGGCCGCTCCGGCCGCCCGCAGGAGGTCACGGCGCGAGCGCCCGCCGGACCGTTGTTCTCTCATAGACATAACCCTCTCCTTCCGGCCCCGTGATAAGCGTTTTGCCGGTTCGCACGAACCGACCGCATGGACCTCGACGCGGGCTTCGACGCACAGCTCGACAAATCGGGGGTGGAGTTCGACGAGCGCGACGCGGGCCTCCTCCGGGCGATCGACGACCACGGCTCGCTCAACGCCGCTGCCGGCGCGCTCGGGCGGTCGTACTCGCGCTCGCA belongs to Halococcus qingdaonensis and includes:
- a CDS encoding ABC transporter permease, giving the protein MATRSDTARSRTTLLGFDWLTVALVLGGVLCLYYLAPLISLFLSVPPGEVIARMTDSTVVDAATTSVLAASISTTVATVFGLPLAYWLARSESRWTNAVLGVVVLPLVLPPTVGGIVLLTVFGPGAPIGKAAASAGVPLTRSLAGVVLAQTFVASPFVVVTAKAAFEGVDRTLEHASRSLGKGRWTTARNVTLPLAMPGIAAGVTLTFARAMGEFGATMMLSYYPRTMPVQIWVSFIELGLDNAYPIAILLLLISVAALAVLNTVAANPWQ
- a CDS encoding extracellular solute-binding protein, encoding MREQRSGGRSRRDLLRAAGAAGAVGLAGVAGCVGSGDPTGTANGSGTASDGSSTSTNGGGGSGTSTTIAILAAGSLQNALSNGLEPAVDVPVNVEAHGSATVARMIDEGKRDPDIVSVADVALFEEPLSPPWHSVFTSNAVVIAYNPDTEGGKRLAEAGSENWYDALASDDVRIGRTDPDQDPLGYRALFTLELASRYYDNASNLREKILQKNQIFPETALISQFESGSIDAAIAYRNMAVERDYEYIDLPDRIDLSNPQYDEEWYSTVSYTLPTDQMVQGGLISYGSTIRKMSDAALDVFAAHTTGDYLDEHGFLLRDQFPMYEGDVPQRVQRATGGSGGSESGGTQSAGNRSGSTETAGPQSALGGSSVELSSTVSDITLLI